The window CAGCTCACAGATAGGCTCCATATGCTCTTTATCAGTCACACTAAAGTCACAGTGGGATGCAGGGAGAGATGAAGGGACAGACactgggaggagggagggaggggaggaaagaatgGACAAAGGGACGGGAGGACAGTTAACGTGCCATTTGTAACAGAGagataaggagaaaaaaagatagCTTTGAAGCTAATTCACTTGAAGGGGGTGGAGAGAGAAGCAAattaaaaaggaggaaagagagaacaaaaggaTGGAGATATGCAAATATTACATCCGTGATCTGGATTTTCTAAGTACTAGATGCTTGTCAGGGTTGTGTTAGTAATGTGGACCACTGAGACAAGAGCTGACCACCTAGAAGAAAATTTCCTAACATGTAGGTGTTACCGACACAAATTCATATTGAACCTTTTACTTCACTGGGGGTCTCTGATGTTATTCcagctgcagtttttctttccatattGGGTGATGGTttattttccatccatccaaaaaacaaaagcttcaaAATATTAGCACTGACATCTCTCCCAAAAGCCACAAGGGTGCACGAGGTGCACCTAATTTTAAGATAGGCTACACTTCTAGCGCTGGCTAAGCCTAGATCATACTatcaaattatttaaaccaTGCATTTAGATGGAGCCTAAAAGTACAGTAACTCTAACCTGGTCAAGTCCCACCAGTGGACCGGATCCTTCTACAGCACACTCCCTCATAATGAGGCTGTCAGCCCTCCAGATGAACCCAACTTCCACtaactgaaagaaaagttgAACTGGCACACACAGTCTACATCTATAGGGACTCTATAGATGACCATGATTTGGAGcacatgtgatgtgtgtgtgtgtgtgtgtgtgtgtgtgtgtgtgtgtgcaatgtcATCTTGGACGTAGAGTAAGCAAGTTCTAATTGCTCATGTACCCCCCTGCCACAAGACGTGTGGCCATGAAGGCAACTTTGTCTCCAGTGAAGCTGACCTTTATTCAAAAACATCTCCATCTTGACCTTAATGTGGAAATACTATGATGTCAACACGGACCCAGAGATAGACTGTGATTAAGTCCTGCAGGCTGTCGCTGATTTACGGCAagatttttctctgtgtaaGGCAGAGTTGACACAATATGTTATCTTCATCATTTAATTTCCAACAATAAATTCGATGTGTTTATTCAACTGCCGTGCCTGATGAAGGACGATGCACTGGATTGTGCTGTTGATGAAAGTACATGATAATGTCATTGTGCAGTGTGACTGCAGGCGGCAGAAATGTCTCTTTGCTTCTCCCTTTCCATTTTCTCACCCTGCAGAAAGTCAGAGTGAAAGTAAATACACATGGATACTTCCTCTCTCCCAAATTCCCACTTCACTGTACTGGACTACAGAgggtttgtgtgtctctttgcaCACTAATGCCTGTCTCTCAGAACCCTTGGTCAGTTAATGGGGCCCAGCAGAGCTCTTTCATGGAGGGAGCGCTGCTCACTCAGAGCTCTAGAGACCCGCTGAACTACAGTGCACACTGTGCGTGCAATGTCACAACACTGCATTCTGAAAGGGGTTCAGGCCAAGATGTGCGgccacactgaaacacaactgTAGATGCAAGTCATTACAAGCTCATGGCTTTGATGCATCTACACACTGCAAGTCTTTTACCTACGTTTACATAGCAACGTGATTAAATGTTTCCGTGTATTTAAATGTACGCAAATGTATAAATTGAGATTAAAATGTACGCTGTGTAATCTTAAATCAGATAAATACACACTGCTTACTGCTTCTGGCAAACTATGGACTCTGGTGAAAGAAAGCTGCAAGAATGGGTGAGCAGCTGAATGCAGCTTAGTGGGTTGGATGCATGTAAATTTTACCACTGACCTGTAAAACCTCACATAACATTCAGGTCCGGTCCTGGGAGATAGGCTTGGTAGAATTCGACTGCCACAATTTGCAGTATTGATTTGAATGACATTTTGTGTCATACAAAGCAACGCAGTACAACAGCTCTCTACAATGTGTTACTCATGATTAGCAATGCAATGATTCAAAACTGTGTTGAAATTCTAGACCTGACAACTATTATTCCAAAAGGACACAGGAAACGGGACACCAACACCTGCGATTTCAGGCTCTGCGTATCTACCTGTGGCCTAGATTTCTGGACCTGACAGAACATTGTCGGACAATAGCTctctgcagagaaagagagagacacagaccaATAGAAGTGAAACGAGGAGGAAACAAATGCTCAAAAATGATGTTGCAGGGCAAAAAAAAGGGTGGGCGGTATGAGGGGGGGTGGTGTTAAATCCAATTAGCAGTTAAGTGAGAATATGTGCCGGTTCCATGTTGACTAGAtcaccttttctttgttttcccctttacaaaccttttctttttatagtccaaaacaaaaccagtgCCGTGAATATATGAATGACAACAGATAAGCTACACAAACAATacactggcaaaaaaacaacatcaaaaaaagaTGATATTAATATATTAGCCTCGTCTCTGTAGCAATGTAGGGTCTTCAGCTATACAGAGGAAGACAACATCTGCCTAGAAACCTTAACACCTGCTGTATAGGTCTCGGAACTAACGCAGGaaactcaaaaaaatatataccaTAAGTACGACTAATGGACTTTtactgtgaggacattttaaaatgtgttacaCAATTAAACTGTACTCGTGGCTGGACTTGTAGTGTTGAGGTCACCAGGTGAAAGTGCCAGCTCCTATCACCAGGTGATAACATGCAACTATTACATCAGCTgactggaaaaaacacacacagggtacAGACATCACTTCATGCAAACACAAGCCAAATACCCACATAACTTTAATGTGACatgaaatctattttttttttttaaacctgggACTTTTCAGCTATACCAAGGCAGCAAGctattgctttttattttgccattaGGCAAAGTTTTGTTTCCCAAATCAGGCAAGGGGCCCCTTGAGGGGGTCCCAGTGGGAGGCAGAGTGAAATGGTTTGTACCCCAGAAGGCTTACATACCAGCACAACATTTTGACCACGTTGCATTCACTATTATCTCCACATCTGCCGGTTAACAGTCGGCGTTATTCTGCACTGAACCATATGTGCCAAAAGCACGCTACTCAGGACATATCCTCATGGAGAATCGGTTCGCCGACCTAACTTCCTAATTATGAATAGGTATAATAAGATTTCGAAGGCCTTGATCCAACACGATTACCTGGGGAGGCCAAGGTGTCTTTATCCGACGACGAGCTGTGCCTGTTCCGCCTGCTCCGCTTCTCTCGCACACCCCGCGGAGACGACGAGCCTCCAGCTAAGCACGGTAACAACAGCGCCTCTTCGCCGGAGCCATCCGTCTCCAGCTCGGTCAAGACGCTTTCACAAGAGTCCGAAATGCGAACGGCGACTCCGGGGTTCGCCGAAAGCCCCAAACCCACACGGCTCCTGTCATATAATACCTTCGGAGGGTCCGTGGAGTGAAAGTTAGACTCCAGCACAGATACTGCTGTTGCTCCGGTGGCCAACGCGGGCTCGctggtctctgtctctgtctctgtctctgtctccgtcGGGTCGCATTCTGACATCATTGTGGCTCAGTTTTTAATACGTACAAGTGCAGTAAATTACCCCGACTTCCGTTCAAGTTGTCAGCCTTCCATTTTAAAGAGGCTCGAGTGCATAAACCCCAAAACAAATTATTCGAAAGCAGCTGCTTTCGCTCACCTATATGTCCACATAATCCTTCAAGCTCGCCTCTTCTGCTTCCTATTTAGCCCATCACGCATGCgctgcattacaaaaaaaaaaaaaaaaacatgaaacaaaaaccaaTTGGCTAAAGCTGCCTTCAGGTGCTCCTTGGGAAGTCCGTACCGCCGAAAATTGAAAACATCAACCCGGCAAAAATATTTCTCTACCACATTTTTATTATAGAAATCTTGTGCAATGTCCACTTTGTTAAGTTAAAACGCCCCTAATTGATATAGCTCTGTAGCTAATGAAGGCCGTTATTAGCTTTACAGTCCATAAATACTTTTAAcgccaacaaaaacaaataggcCTATAGCTTTTCATCGGAGGTTAAGTGAGTAAAAACTGGTGGCTATGGCTTTGTGAGTCAGTCATTTTAAGCTAATAATTATTAGGACATCACTTGTCGGCCTACGTTGAAACGTTTTCCTcggtttttcctctttgtctgtccGTCGTCTCTTTTTAAAGGAACTTTTATATTGTAAACAGTTCTTGAAACCCTAATGTAAAGCTTCATTAACCCAAGCTAACTTCAGTCAACAATCACCCTCTTAAACTGCATAATTAAGCTACTTTGAGCTTCAATCTAATTCCTCTTCATGGAATAAGTAATAAAATCAAGGTGTTATGCTCATGAACAGCCTTCATTcatagttttaatgttttattaagaAGACTTTTAccaaatctgaagaaaaaataatctgactTTTAACTGACTCGATCTGGGTTAGACTTCACAATTAAAAACGGCGCTGTTTGACACAAGAAGCACtggaattttaatatttaatttatcgTCCCCCATCAAAAGGTTAAAACACCTCGCAAACACGTACATTGATGCCTTCAATGGTTATTCATTCATGTTACTGCTTGCCTACCGGGGATATGTAGCAGTCATTTTTATGGCCACTAGGTGTCGACAGTGATACATAAATCCAAACCGTTGCAAAATGTTGAATACTTTGTTCagtctgttcttttttatttttaactttgatGTAAAATAGTGGTGCTCCTTATTGACCAGTTTTAATCCTTCATCAAGTGCCATCATTCTTAATATTTGGCCACCATAGGCGTAATTCCTTCCTAATGCCCTGCCTTCCCACAGGCTGTCTCCGACGTGAAGGTTAGGATAACAAATGGGCCTTTTTCTGGTGCAGCCGCCACATGGTAAAAAAATCGTAAAAATTTCCTTTGCTCCAGTTTTCAGTGTGGACCTAAGGTGGAATAATGAAGGTGGAAGAACCTCTGCATTAGCTTTGCCAGGCTTAATGTAGTAGTTTTCCATTCCTCTATTTCCCCtacttcccctctctcttcttatCTCCCCTATAAATTAACGGTGTCCCTCTTTTCCCCCTTTCCTCTCAGTGCCCCTCAATCACCCAGCGGTCTGCACAGCACCTCACTCTCCCTTAACCCTCAGCCTCTCTCCACCCACAACTCgccccctccaccaccacctaGCTCTCTAATAAGGGAGTAGCTGAAACACATGCAAATGAGCAGTCAGCCAGCTGGTATAACAGCAGTCATGTGATCTATCAAGGTAGGGGGTTAGGGGGTGAAGGagacatggggggggggtagaggatgagggaggatgaaggagggaTCTTAGGGcttgagagggagagagacgggtTTAAAGACATGctatacagacacacaggcatCCCTGTGCTAGCTCTTTGCTAGATGTTAAAATAATCTAATCAGCCCTCTCTGCCCTTGTCCATCAGCTTTCTCCATACTGTTTCTGCCTCTGTCCTCTTTACCCTTTATGTCTGTATCCCTCCATTCTTCAAGGACAAATACCTGAAATGTCACTCATTTGACATATGACACTTTGCAGGGAGGCACATCagaacatctctctctttccctatgtatgcgtgcgtgtgtgtgtgtgtgtgtgtgtgtgaaacctTTGTACTTCACCCACCACTGGGTGACAAGCCCCTGCAGCAGTCAAGTCACACTGCAGACACACTCACTGCATGAATGCATgcgcgcgtgtctgtgtgtgtgtgtgtgtgtgtgtgtgtgtgtgtgtgtgtgtgtgtgtgtgtgtgtgtgtgtgtgtgtgtgtgtgtgtgtgagatccaTCTTTGCCTCACTGTGGCACCCATTCCAGCAAATTCTACTGGCATAAGATCTGGCTTACTCTGCCAACAGCAACCACCCTCATCCATTCCTgcttcctcctcccccccccTGACTGCTTGATGAGGGAGAGAGGTAGAACCCTATAGCTCAACTCAttttcttgtgtgcatgtgtgttgtcaGTGATTAGAgtgtttgttagtgtgtgaGCGAATTCATTCAAATATGAGCTCGCGGGCTCCTGATTGCAGAGTCTGCAAACCCCAGCACATCAACTCAGACATCCACCAAGGTTTgatgtttgaatgtttaaagCGGTCTTCATCAATACTGACTTAGGATTTTCTACATGCAAAATTAAGTTATATTATAAAAGTGCGCAATCAAATACACATGGCATTAAGTGGTCatcacacatttatacatatttcatttgtGGAGGTGTGAATGATAGTCAACTAAAGTGAATATATAGATGTCTGTCtatcattaatatttattaagtcagtttgatttttttttgttttttttggccaataAACAGGCCCTGTGTGTCTTCTTAGGCCAGCATTTGTCCATTTTAGCTCAGTCTGGGTTCTGTATAGGGGGATGCACTGTGCCATGGCGACACCAGTCACCTGTTACCTGTCAAGAGAAATTCACACGGAGAAAAGGGATTCAGAAATTGCATGcgtgtgccagtgtgtgtgtgtgtgtgtgttcatagtGGGAAGGCAGTACCTCTTGGACCAAACATCTTCAGGTAGCAGTGTGCACAGTATGGCTTCTCATCATACTGAAACACAGTCACCAGGACATATTTACTGCATTTGTTTACTTGtactatttattcattcaattgctttttgtttttactatttactttATGTATGTCTTCATTCATTATCCTCATATACCTCTGCATGTTGTCCAGCTGTGAGCTGTCTGTTGCACTTTTGACACTTCAGACACAGAGGGTGGTAGTCCCTCCCTAAGGACCTCTTCTTCTCACCTGGACCAAAGAAAGATGAGGGCTGCGTTAATGAGAAGTAGGGTGGAATATTTTTTCATGGATTtccaaccaaaaagtcagaggaaTTTTGCATTTGCACAGATACACTCTGTATTTTCACAACATCAGGTCTGGATTCTTTGAAATGTGTGACAATCAGTTTcgattaattcatatttttcatctaATTTACAAGAAATGTGCTTGTGCGATTCGGATATCTGGTTCAGAATATACAGATTGTTACTTTCTTCAGCACAAATAGGCCAGAGAGTTTGGTGTTGGAGGAAAAGAGGTAAGTAGGCCAGGTCACATCAGAGAATTTGAACTTAGCTGGCACATGAATAGGAAAGTAAAAACTAGCAGTAACAGAACAGCAAAATAGACTTGAAATAGGTTGTTTGAGCGTTTTTGTGATTCTAATAGTGAGGTCTGAGTGTGAGAGAGGGcttaaataaaagagagagaaggtaaGGAGGAAATCCAGAGACCAAGCTTGCACGCATGTTTGGCTAGACCCACATCCTGTTGTTATTGTGGATCTTGAAAGAGAACTAGTGAGAAAACCAGTGAGAAAGTCTTTTTTATCCTCCAATTAAGCCTTTTTAGCACATATCAAAATGGAAAGCAATGCCCTTTCTAAAGGCAGGTATTTTAACATGTCATAGCAGGGAAAGCAAAGGTGTAACTAATAATATTAGCAATGGCTTAGTTAGGTTTAGCTGTATTTAGTCAGGTTTGTGCACAATATCATTGCAGTGACACTGTTACACCTTAATGGTATGCAGGCAATGTTAACGTTGTGAGAAATcccttttattattgttgttaataATATTTTCACCTGTCCCTTTATACTTTTGTTTAATGCCCTAGACATTTTTGTGTAagttctgacaaaaaaaatcctaattaaAATCTTTTCTTATTTGTACCTTTTCTTATTAAAttgaaacaagaaaaatacGGACACAGATAGAAGGCAAAAAAGAAAGTTAGAAATAAATAGAGAAccatacagaaagaaaatggcaggcagacagaggaagacaaagacATAGAGTAAAAGAATTTAAGAAGTCAGACTCACCAAAGAAGACAGGCTTCCCACAGATTGGACAGTAGCTTACCATGATGGTATATAATTATTTATCATACAGTGTGTGCCTGGGTCTGCACTTGAGCTGGCGTGGTGAGAAAATATATCCTACGAGAGCTtacgtgtgaatgtgtgtgtgaacagaaaaTTGACAGGAAAACCGTTCAACTGTAGATATGTAGGTGTCTTGTGAAGTCAGAACCAGGATGTGGTGAGTGAGACgtcagaggaagagagaaaaatgtgatttgagaAGTAAATGCTATCATCAGTGGAAAAAAGGGAGACAGGAAGCATCCCTAATCAAGCCTTCTTTATATGATAACAGATGCAGTATAAAGTCACATAAATAAGAATTATTTTACTGTCAGTTTTATATTTGCCTACATCAAATGCTTTGGGGACCCAGCCTTGTTGCCCTAAAAAGTGTaagggaaagggagagaaaaagaaagaaagagggttGAGGAGAGAAGGGACAAAAACCAGCTGTCAGCAGCTCAAATTCCCATctatctcctctcctttcctgctCTTTTCACCTTCTTTTCTAGATTAAAAACAAGGAGTTGAGCTGCTGAATCGGTGAGGGAAACCTGACACTTGTGcctttcttcccttctttctgtCGatcctctctcttactctctaTGTCTCCCTTTCCCTgtcacatactcacacacatgcacgcccCCGCTCACtgactcacacagacacacaccacacgcccattctcacacacacacacacacacacacacacacacacacacacacacaaacacacgcgcaccAAAAAGGCCGTACTTCTCCTCAATGACATCACATAAGGAGGCTGCAGCCAAAGAGCTGAGGGAGAGGCAGGGTGAGGCCGGGCTGGTGGAGGGACAGACAGGGGCgggggaggtgtgtgtttgtgtgagcgtgtgcgtgtgcgtgtgcgtgtgcgtgtgcgtgtgtgtggaggcAGTTATCCCCTCGGGATATGTGATGGAAGCAGACctggggagggagaggggtgAGGAGAGATGAACGAGACAAGGATGGAGACAGTAGCCAGCCTCAACTCAGCGGGGACAAAGAAGATGAACTCTGATGAACTTCACAGAGGGGAACAAGGCCGCTGAAGTCAGTGTGGAAGACAGGCAAACGTCTGTGTGGTTCGATCCCTATCACTGTCAGTGGAACTCATTTTTGCCTTATGAATGACTGAAACACATGTACAACTCCATGAAGTAGCAGTCAGGAAAGTATAACGGTGGAAGAAGTACCAGTTTTCAGATCCtacaaaattttacttaagtagaattACATTAGCAAAATACTTAAGGTATCAAAAGTGCTCATTATGAAAAATGG is drawn from Xiphias gladius isolate SHS-SW01 ecotype Sanya breed wild chromosome 15, ASM1685928v1, whole genome shotgun sequence and contains these coding sequences:
- the zgc:195282 gene encoding cysteine-rich protein 1 isoform X2: MVSYCPICGKPVFFGEKKRSLGRDYHPLCLKCQKCNRQLTAGQHAEYDEKPYCAHCYLKMFGPRGNR
- the zgc:195282 gene encoding cysteine-rich protein 1 isoform X1 codes for the protein MSLMQFRPSRLKGVCLWDLRQISHCRTGEKKRSLGRDYHPLCLKCQKCNRQLTAGQHAEYDEKPYCAHCYLKMFGPRGNR